In one window of Hevea brasiliensis isolate MT/VB/25A 57/8 chromosome 10, ASM3005281v1, whole genome shotgun sequence DNA:
- the LOC110657908 gene encoding F-box protein At3g07870 — translation MDLLHIENHGKRRRMRSNLEDDPPTTGMEHLPHEIIHDILSRLPISSLVQFKCVCRTWRALAQDPHLVKFHLSATTNSDPCLILHCDFPIRNQLYFVDFAALPDQGKDKVKRINAPFWPIMPEFDVVGSCNGLLCLADSLYNDAVYVYNPFTRKHIELPKSLKYPDQEVVFGFGFHPKTEQYKVVKIVYYRNSHSGYPRARRLVYPQSEVQILTLGSPKWRSLGKIPFQLVRRPSEALVNGRLHWVSRHRRYNPARLLVSLDLADEQFREVPKPDSGSLSRRNYHLAVLRGCLSAAVYCSYGRLEIWVMKEYNVKESWVKEYSIGTYMPKGLKQNLDRPSKIWKSALNGRVVRVLGLLQNGEVLLEYKSRVLVTYDPNLGKFKDLTLQGTPKWFQTVVHVGSLSWINTTIHT, via the coding sequence ATGGACTTGTTGCATATTGAAAACCATGGCAAGAGGAGGAGGATGAGGAGCAACCTTGAAGATGATCCACCAACAACTGGAATGGAACATCTGCCACATGAGATCATCCACGATATACTTTCAAGATTACCCATCTCTTCTTTGGTGCAATTCAAGTGTGTTTGCAGAACTTGGAGAGCCTTAGCACAAGATCCTCACCTTGTAAAATTCCATCTCTCTGCCACAACCAACAGCGACCCTTGCCTAATCCTTCACTGCGATTTTCCCATCAGGAACCAGCTTTACTTCGTGGATTTTGCCGCTCTACCAGATCAAGGAAAAGACAAGGTAAAAAGAATCAATGCACCCTTTTGGCCTATCATGCCAGAGTTCGATGTGGTAGGGTCCTGTAATGGTTTACTTTGTTTAGCTGATTCACTTTACAATGATGCTGTCTATGTTTACAATCCTTTCACTAGGAAACATATAGAGCTCCCAAAATCGCTGAAATATCCTGACCAAGAAGTGGTTTTTGGGTTCGGATTCCATCCCAAAACTGAGCAATACAAAGTAGTAAAAATTGTTTACTACAGGAATAGTCATAGTGGCTACCCTCGAGCCCGTAGGCTCGTCTATCCGCAATCTGAAGTCCAAATTTTAACTTTAGGCAGCCCCAAATGGCGGAGTCTAGGCAAGATACCATTCCAGCTCGTTCGCCGCCCCTCGGAGGCCCTGGTTAATGGAAGACTTCATTGGGTTAGTCGACACCGTAGATATAACCCTGCTCGGCTGCTAGTCTCACTTGACTTGGCTGATGAGCAATTCCGGGAAGTCCCGAAGCCGGACAGCGGTAGCCTAAGTAGACGCAACTATCATCTTGCGGTGTTAAGAGGGTGCCTTTCTGCTGCCGTTTATTGCAGCTATGGAAGATTGGAGATTTGGGTAATGAAAGAGTATAATGTGAAGGAGTCTTGGGTGAAGGAATACAGTATTGGAACTTACATGCCAAAAGGTTTGAAGCAAAATCTTGATAGGCCTTCCAAAATTTGGAAGAGTGCTTTGAATGGAAGAGTTGTTAGAGTTTTGGGCCTTCTGCAGAATGGAGAGGTTTTGTTGGAGTACAAAAGCAGAGTTCTTGTTACTTATGACCCAAATCTTGGAAAGTTTAAGGACCTTACATTACAAGGGACACCAAAATGGTTTCAAACCGTGGTTCATGTAGGCAGTCTCAGTTGGATTAATACTACCATTCATACATAG
- the LOC110657906 gene encoding uncharacterized protein LOC110657906 isoform X1: protein MLFFQNRKMASLFSKSTLTRGKAEVYVAALPLRATRGAAQLVMSTAYSLNLWDLQHFMVIIKSHPPPPPPPSQAFIVFDFQPKDPENIYTALAVLSGRAVPGAVLVRKLAKLPRSKCWFVGSSEVDTLDVATEFNNSWETNLRVGRHDCRDYTNGLVELLTGEENVLVRLRNSASR, encoded by the exons ATGCTGTTCTTCCAAAACAGGAAAATGGCTTCTTTGTTCTCAAAATCAACATTGACAAGAGGTAAAGCTGAAGTGTATGTGGCAGCATTGCCCCTGAGAGCCACAAGAGGAGCGGCTCAGCTAGTCATGTCTACTGCTTACTCTCTCAATCTCTGGGATTTGCAGCACTTCATGGTCATAATTAAATCCCACCCACCACCACCGCCACCTCCTTCTCAG GCCTTTATAGTTTTTGATTTTCAGCCAAAAGACCCTGAAAATATATATACAGCACTTGCAGTTCTGTCAGGTAGAGCAGTGCCAG GAGCTGTTCTTGTGCGGAAGTTGGCAAAGCTGCCAAGAAGCAAATGCTGGTTCGTTGGATCCTCTGAGGTGGATACTTTAGATGTTGCAACTGAATTCAATAACAGCTGGGAAACCAATTTAAGGGTTGGTCGCCACGATTGTCGTGATTATACAAATG GATTGGTAGAGCTTCTCACTGGTGAAGAAAATGTGTTAGTGCGACTGAGAAACAGCGCTAGTCGTTAG
- the LOC110657906 gene encoding uncharacterized protein LOC110657906 isoform X2: MLFFQNRKMASLFSKSTLTRGKAEVYVAALPLRATRGAAQLVMSTAYSLNLWDLQHFMVIIKSHPPPPPPPSQAFIVFDFQPKDPENIYTALAVLSGRAVPGAVLVRKLAKLPRSKCWFVGSSEVDTLDVATEFNNSWETNLRVGRHDCRDYTNAF, from the exons ATGCTGTTCTTCCAAAACAGGAAAATGGCTTCTTTGTTCTCAAAATCAACATTGACAAGAGGTAAAGCTGAAGTGTATGTGGCAGCATTGCCCCTGAGAGCCACAAGAGGAGCGGCTCAGCTAGTCATGTCTACTGCTTACTCTCTCAATCTCTGGGATTTGCAGCACTTCATGGTCATAATTAAATCCCACCCACCACCACCGCCACCTCCTTCTCAG GCCTTTATAGTTTTTGATTTTCAGCCAAAAGACCCTGAAAATATATATACAGCACTTGCAGTTCTGTCAGGTAGAGCAGTGCCAG GAGCTGTTCTTGTGCGGAAGTTGGCAAAGCTGCCAAGAAGCAAATGCTGGTTCGTTGGATCCTCTGAGGTGGATACTTTAGATGTTGCAACTGAATTCAATAACAGCTGGGAAACCAATTTAAGGGTTGGTCGCCACGATTGTCGTGATTATACAAATG CCTTTTAA
- the LOC110657905 gene encoding plasma membrane-associated cation-binding protein 2 gives MATAEVVSTQTALAEEKHEEAKVSETIKEEAAPAVEPVAEKPKEEPKEAEAVAVSEETVAPKEADAPAEVVVETKEVLEVEEAKTVTEEPKVEKTEEEEKPKEETPEPVGVEETPKGEPAPDTVVEEAPKETTEVATEAEAPSRAPETPAEAPKEEVKKEEGGEKKSEAEVAGEKKSEAEVAGEKTE, from the exons ATGGCTACTGCTGAG GTAGTATCAACACAGACTGCACTTGCAGAGGAAAAACATGAAGAAGCGAAGGTTTCAGAGACCATAAAAGAAGAGGCAGCACCAGCAGTAGAGCCAGTTGCTGAAAAGCCAAAAGAGGAGCCAAAAGAAGCTGAGGCGGTTGCAGTATCTGAAGAAACTGTAGCACCAAAGGAGGCTGATGCTCCGGCTGAAGTAGTTGTTGAAACTAAAGAGGTGTTAGAAGTTGAAGAGGCCAAGACTGTGACAGAAGAGCCAAAAGTAGAGAAaactgaagaagaagagaaacctAAGGAAGAAACACCAGAGCCTGTGGGTGTTGAAGAGACTCCAAAAGGGGAACCAGCACCAGACACCGTTGTTGAGGAGGCTCCCAAAGAGACTACCGAGGTTGCAACTGAGGCAGAAGCGCCGTCACGGGCACCAGAAACTCCAGCTGAAGCTCCAAAGGAGGAAGTTAAGAAGGAAGAAGGTGGTGAGAAGAAGTCTGAAGCAGAAGTTGCTGGTGAGAAGAAGTCTGAAGCAGAAGTTGCTGGTGAGAAGACTGAGTAA